From one Oncorhynchus clarkii lewisi isolate Uvic-CL-2024 chromosome 6, UVic_Ocla_1.0, whole genome shotgun sequence genomic stretch:
- the LOC139412218 gene encoding small ribosomal subunit protein uS15-like, protein MGRMHAPGKGLSQSALPYRRSVPTWLKVTSDDVKEQIFKLAKKGLSPSQIGVILRDSHGVAQVRFVTGNKILRILKSKGLAPDLPEDLYHLIKKAVAIRKHLERNRKDKDAKFRLILTESRIHRLARYYKTKRVLAPNWKYESSTASALVA, encoded by the exons ATGGGTCGCATGCACGCTCCTGG CAAGGGCCTGTCCCAGTCTGCACTTCCCTACAGACGCAGTGTGCCCACC TGGCTGAAGGTTACATCTGATGATGTCAAAGAGCAGATCTTCAAGCTCGCCAAGAAGGGTCTTTCTCCCTCCCAGATCG GTGTGATCCTTAGGGACTCTCATGGTGTTGCCCAGGTGCGCTTTGTCACTGGAAACAAGATCCTGAGGATCCTCAAGTCCAAGGGCCTGGCCCCTGACCTGCCTGAGGATCTTTACCACCTCATCAAGAAGGCTGTTGCTATAAGGAAGCATCTGGAGAGGAACCGAAAG GACAAGGATGCCAAGTTCCGTCTGATTCTCACTGAAAGTAGAATCCACAGATTGGCACGTTACTACAAGACCAAGAGAGTTCTTGCTCCCAACTGGAAGTA CGAATCCTCTACTGCTTCTGCTCTGGTGGCATAA